A region of the Sphingomonas sp. S2-65 genome:
TGCTGGTGGGCGTGCGCCCCAACGCGCTCGACGACGCGCCGCAGCTCAAGGTCGACGTCGATCAGGACAAGGCGCGCGCGCTCGGGCTCGATCTGGCGACGGTGAACAGCACCATCGCCACGGCGTGGGGCGGGTCGTACGTCAACGACTTCATCGATCGCGGGCGGGTCAAGCGCGTGTATCTCCAGGCCGATGCACCCTATCGCATGGCGCCGGAGGACATTGGCGACCTGTACGTACGCGGCGAAACCGGCACCATGGCGCCGTTCACGGCCTTCTCCACGCTGTCCTGGCGCCAGGGGCCGATGCAGCTGACTCGCTACAATGGCCAGCCGTCGATGGAAATCCTGGGCCAGCCGGCGCCGGGGGTCTCGTCCGGCGCTGCGCTGAAGGCGATGCAGGAGATGCAGGCTAAGCTGCCGCCGGGCACGCGGCTCGACTGGACCGGGCTCAGCTATGAGGAGCAGCTGTCGGGCGGACAGGCTCCGGCGCTCTATGCCCTGTCGCTGCTGATCGTGTTCCTGTGCCTGGCCGCATTGTACGAAAGCTGGTCGGTGCCGATCGCGGTGCTGCTGGTGGTGCCGCTGGGCGTGCTCGGCGCGATGCTGGCGGCGTGGTTCACTGGGCTGAACAACGACATCTACCTCCAGGTCGGCCTGATCACCACGATCGGCGTCTCGGCGAAGAACGCGATCCTGATCGTCGAGTTCGCCGAGGAGCGGGTGCGCGACGGCATGAACGCCTTCGACGCGGCGGTGGAAGCCGCCAAGCTCCGGCTCCGCCCGATCCTGATGACGAGCCTTGCGTTCATCTTCGGCGTGATGCCGCTGGCGGTCTCCACCGGCGCGGGTGCCGGCGGCCAGAACGCGATCGGCCGCGCCGTGGTCGGCGGCATGTTGTCGGCCACCGTGCTCGCCATCTTCTTCGTGCCGATGTTCTTCGTGGTCGTGAGCCGGTTGTTCGGACACGGCCAGGGAGAGAGCGCCGCGACCGATGTCGCGCCCGACGCCGGCAACAAATCCTCCGATGGCGGCCGTCCGCCGCAGGGAGCATGACTATCATGACGAAACCCATCCTCGCGCTCCTGGCAGGCGCGACCATGCTCGCGGGCTGCAATTTCGCGCCCAAATACGTCCGTCCCGAAGGCGCGGTGCCGGCCGCGCTCCCTGAGGGCGGCATCTACCCGCGCGCCGCCACCGACGCGCCGGACATCACCGCGGTCGGCTGGCGCGACTTCTTCCTCGATCCCCGCCTGCGCCAGGTGATCGACACTGGGCTCGCCAACAACCGCGACCTGCGCATCGCCGCGGGCAACGTGCTCCAGGCGCGCGCCCAGCTGCGCACCCAGCGCTCCGAGCTGTTCCCGACCGCGTCGGTCAACGGCAGCGCCACCTACACCAACAATATCGGCGCGGGGGGCGCCGGAGCGGGGGCGGGCGCCGGCGCCGGCACCGGCGCAGGAGTCGGCACCGGCGGCTCGAGCAACCTCGAAATCTACTCGCTCAACGCCGGCATCTCGGCCTATGAGCTCGACCTGTTCGGCCGTGTCCGCAACCTCACCCAGGCCGCGCAGGAGCAGGTGTTCGCCAGCGAGGAGGCCCAGCGCTCCACCCGCGTCAGCCTGATTGCCGAGATCGCCAACGCCTGGCTCCAGATGGCCTCCGACCAGGAACAGCTTCGCCTCTCGCGCGAGACGCTCAAGGCGTTCCAGGAAACCTTCCGCCTCACCAGCGAGCAGTTCCGCGTCGGCGTCGGCTCCGAGCTCGAGGTCCGCCAGGCCGAGACCAATTACCAGGCCGCGCGCAACGACATCGCCGCGCTCGAGACCCGCATCGCGCAGGACCAGAACGCGCTCAACCTCCTCGCCGGCACCACGGTGCCGAGCGAACTGCTCCCCGCCAGCTTCGGCGCCGAGCCGGTGACCCGCGACGCGCTCCCCGCCAATTTGTCGTCGCAAGTGCTGCTGCGCCGTCCCGACGTGCTGCGCGCCGAGCACCAGCTGATCGCCGAAAGCGCCAATATCGGCGCGGCCCGCGCGGCGTTCTTCCCGACGATCTCGCTGACCGGCCTGGTCGGCACGATCAGCACCGCGCTCTCGGGCCTGTTCGGCGGCGGCAGCTTCACCTACCAGGCGGGGCCGTCCATCGGCCTGCCGATCTTCGACGGTGGCCGCCGCTCGGGCAACCTCCAATATGCCCGCGCCTCGCAACAGGTCGCCGCCGCCACCTATGAGCGCACCATCCAGGTGGCGTTCCGCGAAGTCGCCGACGCGCTCGCCCAGCGCGGCCGCATCGGCGAACAGGTCAGCGCCCAGTCGCAGCGCGCCAACGCCGCGCAGGTCGCCGCGCGCCTGTCCGAAGCCCGGTTCCGCGCCGGCATTGACTCGTTCCTCAACACCCTAGACGCCCAGCGCACGGCCTACGCCGCCCAGCAACAGCTGGTCACCACGCGCCTCACTCAGGCGAACAACCTGGTCGAACTCTACCGCTCGCTCGGCGGCGGGCTGAACTAGGCCCCTTTCTCCCCTCCCTGAAAGGGAGGGGCAGGGGGGTGGGTTCTGCAGAAGTCGGGGCTCGATGCCCCGGCTTCTGCTTTAAATCGTCAAGCCGTGAGTCTCTTGGGCGCGCAGACGCGCGCACCCACCCCTGACCCCTCCCTGCTTACAGGGAGGGGGACTATCCCTGCTTACCGATCCTTGGACGCGCCACCCGCCACCGGCTCCCAGCCAAGCCCCAGCGCCTTTTGCAGCGCCACATAATCCCCGGTCAGTGCCGCGGTCGCCTGTGCCAGATTCTGCTCGGCCAACACCCGCTGCCGCTCGGCATCCAGCGCGTCGATCAGCCGCACCGTCCCCGCGCGATAGCGCTGCTGGGTCAGCCCCGCCGCACGCACCGCCGAAGCGCGCACCCGCACCAGGCTCGCCACCGTCGCGCGGCGATGGCCGAAGCGCGACAGCGAATCCTCGGCGTCCTGCAACGCCCGCAGCACCGCGCCGCGATACTGCGCCTCGGCTTCGTCGCGGGCGCCCTGCGCCTGCTCGACGCGCCCGCGCCCGCGCCCGAAATCCAGGAAGCTCCATTGCAGCCGCGGCATCGCCAGCGCCGCGAGATTGTCGAGGTCGACCAGCGCCTCGGGCGACGTCCCGCCCAGCCCCAGCATCCCCATCAGGCTCAACCGGGGAAAGCGCGACGCCTCCGCCACGCCGATCCGCGCGGTATAGGCCGCCAGCTGCCGCTCCGCCGCGCGAATGTCGGGCCGCCGCTGGAGCAGCGCCGCGGGATCGCCCACCGCCACTTGCGCGGGCGGCAACGGCGTCGGCGCGGGCGTGCGCAGCACCGTGTCGAGCGATCCGGGCTCCGCCCCGGTCAGCACCGCCAGCGCGTTCAGATACGCCTCGATCTCGGCGGCGAGCGGCACCTGCTCGGCCTCCGTCGCCTCCAGCTGGGTGCGCAGCCGCTCCACCTCCAGCGCCGACGCCGTGCCCCGCGCCGCGCGCTGCTCGGTCAGCTGGAACATCTGCCGCTGCAACACGCCCGACTGCCGCGACAGTTCCAGCCGCTGCTGCCGGTCGCGCAGGCCGACATAGGCGTTGGCGACGTCGGCGGCCAACCGCACCTGCGCGTCGGCGACATTAGCCTCTGCCGCCTGCACGTTGGCGCGCGTCGCCTCGACCGTGCGGCGCTGGCCGCCGAACAGGTCGATCTCCCAGCTCGCATCGAGTCCCGCGTTGAAGAAGTCGAGCGAGCCCAGGTCGGGCACTTCGGCGCCAGCCGCGCCGCCACCGGCACCCGCTTCACCGCCCCCGGCCGCGCCGCCGCCACCCTGGCCCGAGCCGCCGGTCAGGCTGCCCAGGTCGATGCCGGGCAACTCGGCATGGACGTACATGCCCGACGCGCCCGCCTGGGGCAGTTGGTTGGCCCGCTCCACCCGCAAGGCGCCGCGCGCCTGGCGCAGCCGCGCCTGCGCCACCGCCACGCTGGGATTGGACGCCAGCGCACGAGTCTCGAGCATGTCCAAAGTCGGGTCGTTCAACGCCGTCCACCACCGCGCCGGCTGCGGCGCCGCCGCCGTGGCGGCATCGCCCCCGCGCACGAAGCTGGCGGGCGGCTGTCCGGCACTGCCGACGCGCGGCGGCCCGGCATAGTCCGGGCCCAGGGTGCAAGCGCCGAGCAGCACCAGCGAGAGGAGGGGGAAGGGGGCAAGTTTGCGCATTCGCAAGCCTCAATGCATGGCGATGGGGCCGCCCTGCGGAAGCGGGCGGAGGAACAGGACGAGCGGCGTCACGCACAGGATGCCGACGGCCAGCAGCCAGAACATGTCGTTATACGTCATCAACAGCGCCTGCTGGCTGATCATGCCGCCCAGATTGCGCAGCGCCGCGGTCTGGCCGCCGGCCGATTGCGCCATCCCTGCGACATAGTCCTGCACCGCTACCGAATTGGCGGACAGCGACTCCTCCAGCCGGCGGGCATGGAAATAGCTGCGCTGCTCCTGCACGGTGGCGAGCATCGCCAGCCCGACCGATCCGCCGATGTTGCGCGCGGCGTTGAACAATCCCGCCGCGTCGCCGGCCTGTTCGGGCGGCACCGATCGGATCGCCGCCTGGTTCAGGAACAGCATCACGAAGATCGTGCCCACGCCGCGCATCAGCTGTGAATCGGTGAAGGCGCTGCCGGTGGAATCGCCGGTCAGGCTGGTGTCGATCCAGCAGCTGAGCGCCATCACGCACAGTCCGAACGCCACGGCGATGCGGATGTCGATATAGCGCATCAGCAAGGGCGTGAACGGCATCAGGATCAGGCTGGGAATACCCGCCAGCAGCACGACATGCCCGGCCTGCAACGCATTATAGTCCGCGATGATCGCGACGAACTGCGGGATGACGTATGACGTGCCGTACAGCACCATGCCCAGCACCACCGCCATCGCCGCGACGCTGCCGAACTGGCGGTCGAGCAACAGCTTCAGCCGGATCACCGGCCGCTGCGCCACGAACTGCCCGGCGAACAGCAGCACGAACCCAAACAGCGACACCGCGCTCAGCTGAAGGATCAGCGCGCTTTCGAACCATTGCTCGCGCTGCCCTTCCTCCAGCACCACGGTAAGCCCGCCCAGCCCCAGCGCCAGCCCGGCAATTCCCAGCCAGTCAGCCTGGACGATCTCATGCAGCCGCGCCTTCTGATGGGGCAGCCCGACCAGCAGCAGCGTGATCAGCACCGCGCTCACCGGCACGTTGAGGAAAAAGGCGTAGTGCCAGCTGATATTCTCGGTGAGCCATCCGCCGATCAGCGGCCCCAGCACCGGCCCCAGGATCGCGGTCACGCCGAACATCGCCGTGCCGATCGGCTGTTGCTGCGGCGGTAGCCGGGTGGCGATGATCGTCATCGCGGTGGGGATCAGCGCACCGCCGGTGATCCCCTGGCCGACGCGCCCGACGATCATCATCGACAGGCTGGTCGATAGCCCGCACATCACCGAAAACGCCGTGAACAGCACCGTGGCGATCAACAGGAAGGTGCGCAGCCCCAGCATCCGCTCCAGCCAGCCGGACAGCGGAATGATGATGATCTCCGCGACCAGATAGCTCGTCGCGATCCAGGTGCCTTCGGTGCCACTCGCGCCGATCTCGCCCTGGATGGTGGGCAGCGAGGAGTTGACGATGGAGATGTCGAGCGTCGCCATCAGCGCGCCCAGGCTGCCGGCCGCGACCGCCAGCCACGCGCCGAGGTCCGCCTTCTGCACCTGGCCGCCGCTGCGGGCACCGCCCTTGGGCTTGCCGACCGCGGCGGGATCGGCCGAGGTCGCGCCCGCGCTCATTTCCTGCGCGCCTCGTTATGCGCCTTCTGCTCGCGCTCGATCGCCTCGCGCTGGTTCTTGGCGGCGATCGTGTCGACGGTGACGTCCACCGACATGCCCGGCAGGATCAGCTTGCGCGCAGTCGGGCCCAGGTCGATCGCGATGCGCACCGGGATACGTTGGACGATCTTGGTGAAATTGCCGGTCGCGTTCTGCGGCGGCAACAGCGAGAATTGCGCGCCCGTGCCGGGCGAGAAGCTCTCGACTCGGCCATGGATCTCGACGCCGTCCAGCGCATCGACCTTCACCGTCACCGGCTGGCCGACTCGCATCAGCCCGATCTGCGTCTCCTTGAAATTGGCTTCGACATAGAGCTGCTGGTCGGGAACGATCGACATCAGCCGCACGCCCGGCTGGACCAGCTGGCCCGGCTGCACCGTCTTGTCGCCGACGCGGCCATCGCGGCTGGCGCGCAGGATCGACGAGGTTGCGTTGACGTTCGCGGCGGCAAGCTGCGCCCGCGCCGCGCGGCCTTGCGACTGCGCCTGGGTGATCTGGGTGCGCAGCGTGCCGACGCGCCGCTGTGCCGCGTCCAGCCCGGCACGCGCGGTGGCGACCTGCGCGGCGGCCTGGCGCTCCTGGTCGCGCAGTTGCGACAGCCGCTCGCGCGTTTCCGCGCCGGTCGCCGCCAGCGGCGTGTAGCGCGCCACTTCCGAACGCGCGAAGGTGAGGGCACTCTGCGCCGCCGACAGCTGCGCCCGCGCCTGGTCGATCGCGGCACCCTGTTCGCGGATTTGCGCGCGCACGCCTTCGGCGTTGGCGGCGGCGACGTCGATCTGCGCCTGGGCCTGCTCGGCCTGGGCGCGGTAATCGCGCGCATCGATCTGGAGCAGCGGCTGGCCCGCCTTCACCTGCTGGTTCTCGGCCACCAGCACCTTCTCGACATAGCCTGAGATACGCGACGACACGACCACCGCGTCCGCCTGGACATAGGCGTCGTTGGTGGCTTGCAGATATTTGCCGCGGCTCTGGTAGCGCGCGAACCACAGCCCGCCGAGCACCAGGATTGCCGCGACGATCAGCAACAGGATGATGCGGACGCGCGGGTTCTTGAGCGGCGACTTTTTAACGGGCGCTGCATCTTCTGCGTTGGATGGGTCGTTGGCGGCGTCAGCCTCTGCGCTCTCGCGCTGATCCTGTTCGGACATCGGACGGTGTGATCCCTGTCAAATGCGACAATGGCAGCGGCTAATGCTCGCGCTTGCGGGATAGCGCAAGACCATTTATTGAGGGCCCTCATAAGTTATGACAGACCTCGATCAGCTATCCACCGAATTCGGCAGCCTGTTCCTGCGCATGCACCGGCTGCTCGACCGGCGGATGAGCGCGTCGGGAGCCTCGCTCGCCCGCACCAAGCTGCTGATGTATGTCGATCGCCACGGCCCGGCGCGCGCCGCCGACATCGCCGATCTGTTCGGGCTGGCGCCGCGCACCGTCACCGAAGCGCTGGACGGCATGGAGCGCGACGGCTTGGTCCTGCGCGAACCCGACGCACGCGATCGCCGGGTGAAGCGGATCTCGATCACTCCGGCCGGCAAGCGTGCGATCGAGACGACCGAGCCGCTGCGCGCGAAGTTGGTGGATCTCGTCTTCGGCACGCTGGATCCTCAGGAAGCCGCGCAACTCTCGGGCATCGTGGCGAAGCTGGCTGCCGCCGTCGCGCGGGAAGAGGAGGGCGCCGGGCTCGGCTGCGCCGATCCGGAACGCGACGTTCGGGATTAGCTATGGATTTTCCGATATTTATGCTTATGTACCGACAGTTATGAAACTTTCCCTATG
Encoded here:
- a CDS encoding HlyD family secretion protein, coding for MSEQDQRESAEADAANDPSNAEDAAPVKKSPLKNPRVRIILLLIVAAILVLGGLWFARYQSRGKYLQATNDAYVQADAVVVSSRISGYVEKVLVAENQQVKAGQPLLQIDARDYRAQAEQAQAQIDVAAANAEGVRAQIREQGAAIDQARAQLSAAQSALTFARSEVARYTPLAATGAETRERLSQLRDQERQAAAQVATARAGLDAAQRRVGTLRTQITQAQSQGRAARAQLAAANVNATSSILRASRDGRVGDKTVQPGQLVQPGVRLMSIVPDQQLYVEANFKETQIGLMRVGQPVTVKVDALDGVEIHGRVESFSPGTGAQFSLLPPQNATGNFTKIVQRIPVRIAIDLGPTARKLILPGMSVDVTVDTIAAKNQREAIEREQKAHNEARRK
- a CDS encoding MarR family winged helix-turn-helix transcriptional regulator, with the protein product MTDLDQLSTEFGSLFLRMHRLLDRRMSASGASLARTKLLMYVDRHGPARAADIADLFGLAPRTVTEALDGMERDGLVLREPDARDRRVKRISITPAGKRAIETTEPLRAKLVDLVFGTLDPQEAAQLSGIVAKLAAAVAREEEGAGLGCADPERDVRD
- a CDS encoding efflux transporter outer membrane subunit, producing MTKPILALLAGATMLAGCNFAPKYVRPEGAVPAALPEGGIYPRAATDAPDITAVGWRDFFLDPRLRQVIDTGLANNRDLRIAAGNVLQARAQLRTQRSELFPTASVNGSATYTNNIGAGGAGAGAGAGAGTGAGVGTGGSSNLEIYSLNAGISAYELDLFGRVRNLTQAAQEQVFASEEAQRSTRVSLIAEIANAWLQMASDQEQLRLSRETLKAFQETFRLTSEQFRVGVGSELEVRQAETNYQAARNDIAALETRIAQDQNALNLLAGTTVPSELLPASFGAEPVTRDALPANLSSQVLLRRPDVLRAEHQLIAESANIGAARAAFFPTISLTGLVGTISTALSGLFGGGSFTYQAGPSIGLPIFDGGRRSGNLQYARASQQVAAATYERTIQVAFREVADALAQRGRIGEQVSAQSQRANAAQVAARLSEARFRAGIDSFLNTLDAQRTAYAAQQQLVTTRLTQANNLVELYRSLGGGLN
- a CDS encoding efflux transporter outer membrane subunit, with amino-acid sequence MRKLAPFPLLSLVLLGACTLGPDYAGPPRVGSAGQPPASFVRGGDAATAAAPQPARWWTALNDPTLDMLETRALASNPSVAVAQARLRQARGALRVERANQLPQAGASGMYVHAELPGIDLGSLTGGSGQGGGGAAGGGEAGAGGGAAGAEVPDLGSLDFFNAGLDASWEIDLFGGQRRTVEATRANVQAAEANVADAQVRLAADVANAYVGLRDRQQRLELSRQSGVLQRQMFQLTEQRAARGTASALEVERLRTQLEATEAEQVPLAAEIEAYLNALAVLTGAEPGSLDTVLRTPAPTPLPPAQVAVGDPAALLQRRPDIRAAERQLAAYTARIGVAEASRFPRLSLMGMLGLGGTSPEALVDLDNLAALAMPRLQWSFLDFGRGRGRVEQAQGARDEAEAQYRGAVLRALQDAEDSLSRFGHRRATVASLVRVRASAVRAAGLTQQRYRAGTVRLIDALDAERQRVLAEQNLAQATAALTGDYVALQKALGLGWEPVAGGASKDR
- a CDS encoding MDR family MFS transporter yields the protein MSAGATSADPAAVGKPKGGARSGGQVQKADLGAWLAVAAGSLGALMATLDISIVNSSLPTIQGEIGASGTEGTWIATSYLVAEIIIIPLSGWLERMLGLRTFLLIATVLFTAFSVMCGLSTSLSMMIVGRVGQGITGGALIPTAMTIIATRLPPQQQPIGTAMFGVTAILGPVLGPLIGGWLTENISWHYAFFLNVPVSAVLITLLLVGLPHQKARLHEIVQADWLGIAGLALGLGGLTVVLEEGQREQWFESALILQLSAVSLFGFVLLFAGQFVAQRPVIRLKLLLDRQFGSVAAMAVVLGMVLYGTSYVIPQFVAIIADYNALQAGHVVLLAGIPSLILMPFTPLLMRYIDIRIAVAFGLCVMALSCWIDTSLTGDSTGSAFTDSQLMRGVGTIFVMLFLNQAAIRSVPPEQAGDAAGLFNAARNIGGSVGLAMLATVQEQRSYFHARRLEESLSANSVAVQDYVAGMAQSAGGQTAALRNLGGMISQQALLMTYNDMFWLLAVGILCVTPLVLFLRPLPQGGPIAMH